A genomic stretch from Chitinophaga lutea includes:
- a CDS encoding tetratricopeptide repeat protein has translation MRFSVTLCFLVCTALMVQAQKEPISFIEGNQLYRQQQYKEAAAKYQQVIDSGYQVADLYFNAGNAYYKSNQIGMAVYSFEKALHLRPGDEGIEHNLFLANQRVSNNIEALPLLFFERWWLQLQQLHSARGWAIGSIVWFWLLCGGIILYFFMPGMRKSYIRWSVAAVGVFFIAYFSMAAWMQNKAYNNSTAIVIQRSVKVKSAPDEGSKDLFEVKEGVKVEVLDGTKDFSKVQLADGKTGWMPVGGLKKL, from the coding sequence ATGCGATTTTCAGTCACGCTATGTTTCCTTGTCTGCACTGCACTGATGGTGCAGGCGCAAAAAGAGCCCATATCGTTTATCGAGGGCAACCAGCTGTACCGGCAGCAACAGTACAAAGAAGCTGCCGCCAAATACCAGCAGGTGATCGATTCCGGGTACCAGGTGGCCGATCTGTATTTTAACGCCGGCAATGCTTATTACAAAAGCAACCAGATCGGCATGGCCGTGTATAGTTTTGAAAAAGCGCTACATCTCCGCCCTGGCGACGAAGGCATTGAACATAATCTTTTCCTCGCCAACCAGCGCGTGAGCAATAACATCGAGGCGCTGCCCCTGCTCTTTTTCGAGCGCTGGTGGCTGCAGTTGCAGCAGCTCCATTCCGCACGTGGCTGGGCCATCGGCAGTATCGTATGGTTCTGGCTGCTCTGTGGCGGCATTATCCTCTATTTCTTCATGCCCGGTATGCGGAAATCATACATCCGCTGGTCCGTTGCCGCTGTGGGCGTGTTTTTCATCGCCTATTTCAGCATGGCCGCATGGATGCAGAACAAGGCGTACAACAACAGCACCGCCATCGTGATACAGCGCAGCGTCAAAGTCAAATCCGCCCCTGACGAAGGCAGCAAAGACCTGTTTGAAGTAAAGGAAGGCGTGAAGGTGGAAGTGCTGGATGGTACGAAAGACTTCAGTAAAGTGCAGCTGGCCGACGGTAAAACCGGCTGGATGCCTGTTGGCGGCCTGAAAAAACTGTAA
- a CDS encoding SDR family oxidoreductase, with the protein MYAIITGASKGIGKAVAERLAAEGFDIAICARHADTLEAARAAVAAKRPGAKVLAEVVDMGKKEEVVAFGKKVTGVLGEAPAILVNNAGIFVPGAVHEEEEGHLENMMAVNLYSAYHLTRYLLPGMKAAGKGHIFNLCSTASHRAYPNGGSYSITKFALLGFSKNLREEMKPFGIKVTSVSPGPTWTASWQGFEGPRERLMEPGDVADMIWAAYNLSEQAVVEDIMMRPMLGDIE; encoded by the coding sequence ATGTATGCAATCATTACCGGCGCCAGCAAGGGCATAGGGAAAGCAGTGGCGGAGCGGCTGGCCGCGGAGGGATTCGATATCGCCATTTGCGCGCGCCATGCGGATACGCTCGAAGCCGCCCGTGCGGCCGTGGCTGCAAAGCGGCCGGGTGCGAAGGTATTGGCCGAAGTGGTGGATATGGGCAAAAAAGAGGAGGTGGTGGCCTTCGGGAAAAAGGTGACGGGGGTATTGGGTGAAGCGCCCGCCATCCTGGTCAACAATGCCGGCATTTTTGTGCCCGGCGCCGTGCACGAAGAAGAAGAGGGGCACCTGGAGAACATGATGGCCGTCAACCTGTACAGCGCCTACCATCTGACGCGATATTTACTGCCCGGCATGAAAGCGGCCGGGAAAGGACATATTTTTAATCTTTGTTCCACCGCCAGCCACCGGGCGTACCCCAACGGCGGCTCATACAGCATCACCAAATTCGCGCTGCTGGGTTTTTCGAAAAACCTGCGCGAAGAAATGAAACCCTTCGGGATAAAGGTGACGTCGGTAAGCCCGGGCCCCACCTGGACGGCCTCCTGGCAGGGGTTCGAAGGCCCCCGGGAGCGGCTGATGGAGCCCGGAGATGTGGCCGATATGATATGGGCGGCGTACAACCTCAGCGAACAGGCTGTGGTGGAAGACATCATGATGCGGCCCATGCTGGGGGATATTGAGTAA
- a CDS encoding LytR/AlgR family response regulator transcription factor: MHTIIIDDEKHCRDVLQMLLTRHCPEVILDAVCEGAEEGLKAIEKYQPRLVFLDVEMPGMNGFDLLENCSRRNFSVIFTTAYDQYAIKAIRHSALDFLLKPVDKEELILSVQKALNQSASPGPKVDALLQFLHQHVQHNERLALPTVDGLRMMPVKEILYCESEGGYTRVFLQKHEKPVLICRSLKEVDEVLKDKGFFRVHNSYIINLSYMEKYIKGDGGEIILSNGKSIPVSRNRKQDFLTRIEKL; the protein is encoded by the coding sequence ATGCATACGATAATTATTGACGATGAAAAACATTGCAGGGACGTGCTGCAAATGCTGCTGACGCGCCATTGCCCGGAAGTGATACTCGACGCCGTCTGCGAAGGGGCTGAAGAAGGACTGAAAGCCATCGAAAAATACCAGCCCCGCCTCGTTTTCCTCGACGTGGAAATGCCGGGCATGAACGGTTTCGATCTTCTTGAAAACTGCAGCCGCAGAAACTTTTCCGTCATCTTTACCACCGCTTACGACCAATACGCCATCAAAGCCATCCGCCACAGCGCGCTCGATTTTTTACTGAAACCCGTTGATAAGGAGGAGCTCATCCTCAGCGTACAAAAAGCCCTGAACCAAAGCGCCTCGCCCGGCCCGAAAGTGGACGCCCTGCTCCAGTTCCTCCATCAGCACGTACAGCATAATGAAAGACTCGCCCTGCCTACGGTAGACGGCCTGCGGATGATGCCCGTAAAAGAAATCCTCTATTGCGAATCGGAAGGAGGTTATACCCGCGTGTTCCTGCAAAAGCACGAAAAGCCGGTGCTGATCTGCCGCTCGTTGAAAGAAGTGGACGAGGTGCTGAAAGACAAAGGGTTTTTCCGCGTGCACAACAGTTATATCATCAACCTTTCTTACATGGAAAAATACATCAAGGGAGACGGAGGGGAAATCATCCTGAGCAACGGCAAAAGCATCCCCGTGTCGCGCAACCGCAAGCAGGATTTCCTGACCAGGATTGAAAAGCTCTGA
- a CDS encoding phosphatidate cytidylyltransferase, with product MKTFITRTITALFFVAIMLGGILWNELSFFLLFFLINFFALQEYFKLVRNIDVEYHDISPWHKYGVLVAGSAIMMAATNSTFGGTGVTVGEIGWAMALIFVLILPLGEILMSRVFSLKSIGYSLLGLIYVTMPLAMLVSLRLQPYELTPVPVGFLIPLLLIIFIWINDTMAYIVGSLIGRTPFFPAISPKKTIEGTVGGMILAIAAAGVFGYFWGDQWLHWPHWIGLACIAAVFGTAGDLLESRLKRLAGVKDSGSIMPGHGGFLDRFDSLLVAAPFAWIYVNFIVL from the coding sequence TTGTCTTTTTTCCTGCTTTTTTTCCTGATCAATTTTTTTGCCCTGCAGGAATATTTCAAACTGGTGCGCAACATCGACGTAGAGTATCACGACATATCGCCCTGGCACAAATACGGCGTACTGGTGGCCGGCAGCGCCATCATGATGGCCGCTACCAACTCCACGTTCGGCGGCACCGGCGTAACCGTGGGCGAAATAGGCTGGGCGATGGCGCTGATTTTCGTATTGATACTGCCGTTGGGTGAGATACTGATGAGCAGGGTGTTTTCCTTAAAATCCATCGGGTACTCGCTGCTGGGGCTGATATATGTGACCATGCCGCTGGCCATGCTGGTAAGCCTGCGCTTACAGCCGTACGAACTGACGCCTGTGCCCGTCGGTTTCCTCATCCCCCTGCTGCTGATCATTTTTATCTGGATAAACGATACGATGGCTTATATCGTGGGCTCCCTGATCGGGCGCACGCCGTTTTTTCCCGCCATTTCGCCGAAGAAAACCATCGAAGGTACCGTGGGCGGGATGATTCTCGCCATTGCGGCCGCCGGCGTGTTCGGGTATTTCTGGGGGGATCAATGGCTGCACTGGCCGCACTGGATAGGCCTGGCCTGTATCGCCGCCGTTTTCGGCACCGCCGGCGACCTGCTGGAATCGCGGCTGAAACGACTGGCCGGCGTCAAAGATTCCGGCAGCATCATGCCCGGGCACGGCGGCTTCCTCGACCGGTTCGATTCCTTACTGGTAGCGGCTCCCTTCGCCTGGATATACGTTAACTTTATTGTTCTTTAA
- a CDS encoding response regulator transcription factor: MKEATKASILLVEDEENLQEALKLNLELEGYEVTAADNGTSALKAVKNEYFDLIILDIMLPEMDGLAVCENIRIQNNEVPILFLSAKNSSADRVLGLKKGGDDYMTKPFNLEELLLRVEKLIVKNKKIQDKDSVPNVYRFGNNMIDFAAQECVGKDGKRHELSKKETMLLKLLIENKGEVVTREKILQVVWGYNVYPTTRTIDNFILNFRKYFEQDSRNSQYFHSVRGVGYKFTDG; encoded by the coding sequence ATGAAGGAAGCGACGAAAGCATCGATATTGCTGGTAGAAGATGAAGAGAACCTCCAGGAAGCCCTCAAGCTCAACCTGGAACTGGAGGGGTATGAAGTAACCGCGGCAGACAACGGCACAAGCGCCTTAAAAGCCGTGAAGAACGAATATTTTGACCTGATCATTCTCGATATCATGCTGCCCGAAATGGACGGCCTGGCGGTATGTGAAAACATCCGCATCCAGAACAATGAAGTGCCCATCCTGTTCCTGAGCGCCAAGAACAGCAGTGCAGACCGGGTGCTCGGCCTCAAGAAGGGCGGCGACGACTACATGACCAAACCCTTCAACCTCGAAGAGCTGCTGCTGCGTGTGGAAAAGCTCATCGTGAAGAACAAGAAGATACAGGACAAAGACAGCGTTCCCAACGTATACCGCTTCGGCAACAACATGATCGACTTCGCGGCGCAGGAATGTGTGGGCAAAGACGGCAAGCGCCATGAGCTCAGCAAAAAAGAAACCATGCTGCTGAAGCTGCTGATCGAAAACAAAGGCGAAGTAGTGACCCGTGAAAAAATACTGCAGGTAGTATGGGGCTACAACGTATATCCTACTACCCGTACCATCGACAATTTTATTCTCAACTTCCGCAAATACTTCGAGCAGGACAGCCGCAATTCCCAGTATTTCCATTCCGTGCGCGGGGTGGGTTACAAGTTTACCGATGGCTGA
- a CDS encoding phosphatidylserine decarboxylase family protein, producing MTIHREGTATITLVFVLLALLNGALFYWLPGAPVLTWTVLAVSVVFFLFIVSFFRIPAREMKQDEQLVIAPADGKVVVIEETFEAEYFKDKRLQVSIFMSPANVHVNRNPISGEVKLSQYHAGKYLVAWHPKSSTENERHTVVIGNGKQEILVRQIAGALARRIVNYLKAGMQVRQNEEMGFIKFGSRVDIYLPVGTKVDVALEQTVRGGQTVIAKLG from the coding sequence ATGACAATCCATCGGGAAGGAACAGCTACCATCACCCTGGTTTTTGTGCTGCTGGCGCTGCTGAACGGCGCCCTGTTTTACTGGCTGCCCGGCGCGCCGGTACTGACGTGGACGGTTTTAGCCGTTTCTGTTGTGTTTTTCCTGTTTATCGTTTCCTTCTTCCGCATCCCGGCCCGTGAAATGAAACAGGACGAACAGCTGGTGATTGCCCCGGCCGACGGTAAAGTGGTAGTGATCGAAGAAACTTTCGAAGCGGAATATTTCAAGGATAAACGCCTGCAGGTGTCGATCTTCATGAGCCCTGCCAATGTGCACGTGAACCGTAATCCCATCAGCGGCGAGGTGAAGCTGAGCCAGTACCATGCCGGTAAGTACCTCGTTGCATGGCACCCGAAATCATCCACCGAAAACGAACGCCATACCGTGGTGATCGGCAACGGCAAACAGGAAATCCTGGTACGCCAGATCGCCGGCGCCCTGGCCCGCAGAATCGTCAACTACCTGAAAGCGGGCATGCAGGTACGCCAGAACGAAGAAATGGGCTTCATCAAATTCGGTTCCCGGGTAGATATCTACCTGCCGGTAGGCACCAAAGTGGACGTCGCTTTGGAGCAAACGGTAAGGGGCGGACAAACGGTGATTGCGAAGCTGGGATAG
- a CDS encoding YjjG family noncanonical pyrimidine nucleotidase, whose protein sequence is MRYKHIFFDLDHTLWDFETNAVATLQELYTEHELDKRGIPSFDTFYASYSVINDKLWDRFRKGFINRNELRTKRFTMTFLEFKMCDDKLCDSMGKRFLEVLPTKTALFPHAIEVLDYLQEKQYPIHLITNGFEETQRLKMKHSGIHDYFTHIVTSETAGSLKPHRDIFDYALKLSSTSAAESIMIGDTLDVDILGAKEAGMDQVYFAPDKTQEGVTPTYTIRSLKELKDIL, encoded by the coding sequence ATGCGATATAAACATATTTTTTTTGACCTGGACCATACCCTCTGGGATTTTGAAACCAACGCCGTAGCCACTTTACAGGAACTTTATACGGAACACGAGCTCGACAAAAGAGGCATTCCCTCTTTCGACACCTTTTACGCGAGCTACTCCGTGATCAACGATAAACTCTGGGACCGCTTCCGCAAAGGGTTCATTAACAGGAATGAGCTCCGTACCAAACGCTTTACCATGACGTTCCTGGAGTTCAAGATGTGCGACGACAAACTGTGCGACTCCATGGGTAAACGCTTCCTGGAAGTGCTGCCTACCAAAACCGCCCTGTTCCCGCACGCCATCGAGGTGCTCGACTACCTGCAAGAAAAGCAGTATCCCATCCACCTGATCACCAACGGGTTTGAGGAAACGCAACGCCTGAAAATGAAACACTCCGGCATTCACGATTATTTCACGCACATCGTTACCTCGGAAACCGCCGGTTCGCTGAAACCGCACCGCGATATTTTCGATTACGCGCTGAAACTGTCGTCTACCAGCGCCGCCGAAAGCATTATGATCGGCGATACGCTCGACGTGGACATTCTCGGCGCCAAGGAAGCGGGCATGGACCAGGTGTATTTTGCGCCGGATAAAACGCAGGAAGGGGTAACGCCTACTTACACCATCCGGAGCCTGAAGGAACTGAAGGATATCCTGTAG
- a CDS encoding BatD family protein, producing the protein MILNAAILKKYCFTLLLLCGAALAAVGQEFRFTTHVNSNSIALDEMVQIQFMLENAENLSAFEPPAFKGFDVVQGPSQMQGSTYINGKMTTYVAFSYILRPKQVGTFTIPGATARVDGRLVRSNPTNMEVSKGGAGSVMPPQQPQQYPQQQGRPRLNADPAILRSGEDVKEKLRKNLFVKVEVDKTTVYEGQQLTATYKLYTRLPTNSNVTKVPAFKGFSARDIELPNPPQAYEETVNGVPYKVFIIRKTLLFPLQSGQLELDPAEVDNQVHLVKMQRGKRKNPFADDPFFRDAFGSSPFDDAFFDDAFGNHEYEVVPYKIQSPVVKVTVKPLPAEGRPASFNGAVGSFTMTAGTDKKELSTDDALSLKVTISGHGNVNLLNAPPLNVPGAFEKYDPTVSDNIEKNSNPLSGSRQFQYVLMPQEKGDYELPPVEFSYFDPQANAYKTLSSAAFPLHVIAGKQIKKEKEDFAGKTELAGIRTTVSQWNKRSPFFFGKPLFWTLLLLPLLAVSGMAWYRRREDFRSSNAAMLRHKHANKVALKRLELAARYLREGKDKAFYEETSKGMWGYLSHKLKIPMAELNKQVVQEKLSAQQLRADTMQKLFALTDRCEMALYAPSSSIEHRQDAYQEAVQIITDIEDQLKHKAGK; encoded by the coding sequence ATGATATTGAATGCTGCCATTTTAAAAAAGTATTGTTTTACGCTGCTGCTGCTATGCGGGGCGGCACTGGCTGCCGTTGGGCAGGAATTCCGGTTTACTACCCATGTAAATTCCAACAGTATCGCGCTCGATGAAATGGTGCAGATACAGTTCATGCTCGAAAATGCGGAAAACCTCAGCGCATTTGAGCCTCCGGCGTTTAAAGGATTCGACGTGGTGCAGGGCCCCAGCCAGATGCAGGGAAGCACCTACATTAACGGGAAAATGACCACCTATGTGGCGTTCAGCTACATCCTGCGCCCCAAACAGGTGGGCACTTTCACCATTCCCGGCGCCACGGCGCGGGTAGACGGCCGGCTGGTGCGCAGCAATCCCACCAACATGGAGGTGAGCAAAGGGGGCGCCGGCTCGGTGATGCCGCCGCAGCAACCGCAACAATATCCCCAGCAGCAGGGCAGGCCCCGCCTCAACGCCGACCCCGCCATTTTACGGAGCGGCGAAGACGTGAAGGAAAAACTCCGCAAAAATCTTTTCGTAAAAGTAGAGGTGGACAAAACCACCGTATACGAGGGGCAGCAGCTCACGGCCACGTATAAACTCTACACCCGCCTGCCGACGAATTCCAACGTGACCAAAGTGCCCGCGTTCAAAGGGTTTTCGGCCAGGGATATCGAATTGCCCAACCCGCCGCAAGCCTACGAAGAAACGGTGAACGGCGTACCGTATAAAGTGTTTATCATCCGCAAAACCCTGCTCTTTCCCCTGCAATCCGGCCAGCTGGAGCTGGATCCCGCAGAAGTGGACAACCAGGTACATCTTGTGAAAATGCAGCGGGGCAAAAGAAAAAATCCCTTCGCCGACGATCCCTTCTTTAGGGACGCCTTCGGCAGCAGCCCGTTTGACGACGCCTTTTTCGACGATGCTTTCGGTAACCACGAATATGAAGTAGTGCCGTATAAAATTCAGAGCCCGGTGGTAAAGGTGACGGTGAAGCCGCTGCCCGCGGAAGGCCGCCCCGCCAGTTTCAACGGCGCCGTGGGAAGTTTTACCATGACGGCCGGGACGGATAAAAAAGAGCTCAGCACCGACGATGCGCTCAGCCTGAAAGTGACCATCAGCGGGCACGGCAATGTGAACCTGCTGAATGCGCCGCCGCTGAATGTGCCAGGTGCGTTTGAAAAATACGATCCCACCGTATCAGACAATATCGAAAAGAACAGCAATCCCCTCAGCGGCAGCCGCCAGTTTCAGTATGTGCTCATGCCGCAGGAAAAAGGGGATTATGAGCTGCCGCCGGTGGAGTTCTCCTATTTCGACCCGCAGGCCAATGCTTACAAAACACTTTCCTCTGCCGCCTTCCCCCTGCATGTGATCGCAGGCAAACAAATCAAAAAAGAGAAAGAAGATTTCGCCGGCAAAACGGAATTGGCCGGTATCCGCACCACGGTCAGCCAATGGAACAAACGCAGCCCCTTCTTCTTCGGCAAACCCCTTTTCTGGACGCTGCTGCTGTTGCCGCTGCTCGCCGTGAGCGGCATGGCATGGTACCGCCGGCGCGAAGATTTCCGGAGCAGCAATGCGGCGATGCTCCGCCATAAACACGCCAACAAGGTGGCGCTCAAGCGCCTCGAACTGGCTGCCCGTTACCTGCGCGAGGGAAAAGACAAAGCATTTTATGAAGAAACCTCCAAAGGCATGTGGGGATACCTCAGCCACAAACTGAAAATCCCCATGGCCGAACTGAACAAACAGGTGGTGCAGGAAAAACTGAGCGCGCAGCAGCTGCGGGCCGATACGATGCAAAAACTGTTCGCGCTCACAGATCGCTGCGAAATGGCGCTGTATGCGCCCTCCAGCAGTATCGAGCACCGCCAGGACGCTTACCAGGAGGCCGTTCAGATCATTACCGATATCGAAGATCAATTAAAGCACAAGGCCGGAAAATAA
- a CDS encoding sensor histidine kinase codes for MKKTASWFQSKKLISGIYVFVLAYTVLQLLWWGVLLHQQSKQIAGYERLELTHRVHELTQPAEFSYEMQRLQKEQQMRTFKYVGEGIIFLVLILAGAAVVYRAVWKQMKLSQQQQNFMMAVTHELKSPIAVAKLNLETLRRHKLDEEKQAKLLDNTIRETNRLDQLCNNILLASQFEHQKYQPYLEKLDFSQLIQLGVDELKGRIASHQLTSFIQPGIELQADRFMMQLLLNNLVENAVKYATKGTEIQVRLYTETEEDEEEPVLKLEICDEGEGIDPAERKRIFEKFYRIGNENTRKSKGSGLGLYLAKKIVEQHGGQIAAIDNEPKGTCFQIVWDEYSTQPA; via the coding sequence ATGAAAAAAACGGCATCCTGGTTTCAAAGCAAAAAACTCATTTCCGGCATCTACGTGTTTGTGCTGGCCTACACCGTGCTGCAGCTGCTCTGGTGGGGCGTGCTCCTGCACCAGCAGAGCAAACAGATTGCCGGGTACGAAAGGCTGGAACTGACGCACCGGGTACATGAACTGACGCAGCCTGCCGAGTTTTCGTATGAGATGCAGCGCCTCCAGAAAGAACAGCAGATGCGCACCTTCAAATACGTAGGCGAGGGCATCATCTTCCTGGTGCTGATACTGGCCGGCGCCGCCGTGGTGTACCGCGCGGTGTGGAAACAGATGAAACTCTCCCAGCAGCAGCAAAATTTTATGATGGCCGTTACCCATGAGCTGAAAAGCCCCATCGCGGTAGCGAAACTGAACCTCGAAACGCTGCGCAGGCACAAGCTGGATGAAGAAAAACAGGCCAAGCTGCTCGACAATACCATCCGGGAAACCAACCGCCTCGACCAGCTCTGCAACAACATCCTGCTGGCGTCGCAGTTCGAGCATCAGAAATACCAGCCCTACCTGGAAAAGCTCGATTTTTCGCAGCTCATACAGCTGGGGGTGGACGAACTGAAAGGCCGCATCGCCAGCCATCAGCTCACTTCGTTTATCCAGCCGGGCATCGAATTGCAGGCAGACCGGTTCATGATGCAGCTGCTGCTGAACAACCTGGTGGAAAACGCGGTGAAATATGCGACGAAGGGCACCGAAATACAGGTGCGGTTGTATACCGAAACGGAAGAAGATGAGGAAGAACCGGTGCTGAAACTCGAAATCTGCGACGAAGGCGAAGGCATCGACCCTGCCGAAAGGAAGCGGATATTCGAGAAGTTTTACCGCATTGGCAACGAAAACACCCGCAAATCAAAAGGATCCGGCCTGGGCCTTTACCTCGCTAAAAAGATCGTGGAGCAGCATGGCGGCCAGATTGCAGCGATTGACAATGAGCCCAAAGGCACCTGCTTCCAGATCGTCTGGGACGAATATTCTACCCAACCCGCATAA
- a CDS encoding histidine kinase: MAPLLTEVLAAMGKFIYWGLFTGAVIVLGVFFWWRERGLRKKMQAHASAQRSRATLELHTFQSQMDPHFIFNSLNAIHNRILSASTEQASDYLTRFSRLMRLVLENSSKEWVSLQEELEALELYLQLEQLRFEKFDYTVTCLPGSDTHSLVPPFIVQPYVQSAIWYRLLQRPPGGRGRLSVEVGRKEGGLYIRLEDNGVARQSAFSTFQQKTAGTRVAAERLHWLNARYHTHAAVTSGHLYDSHHQKTGTYTIIHLPDVNPASKPEETVFFQ, from the coding sequence ATGGCGCCTCTTTTAACGGAGGTGCTGGCGGCTATGGGCAAATTCATTTACTGGGGCCTCTTTACCGGGGCCGTGATAGTGCTGGGCGTATTTTTCTGGTGGCGCGAACGGGGCCTGCGGAAAAAAATGCAGGCGCACGCTTCCGCACAACGAAGCCGGGCCACCCTGGAACTGCATACCTTCCAAAGCCAGATGGACCCCCACTTTATTTTCAATAGTCTCAACGCGATCCATAACCGCATCCTGTCCGCCAGTACCGAACAGGCGTCCGATTACCTCACGCGTTTTTCGCGGCTCATGCGCCTGGTGCTGGAAAACAGCAGCAAAGAATGGGTAAGCCTGCAGGAAGAACTGGAGGCACTGGAGCTTTACCTTCAGCTGGAACAGCTCCGCTTCGAGAAGTTCGATTATACCGTTACCTGTTTGCCGGGCTCCGACACACACTCGTTAGTGCCTCCTTTTATCGTGCAGCCGTATGTGCAAAGCGCCATCTGGTATCGCCTGCTGCAGCGCCCTCCCGGAGGACGAGGCCGTCTGAGCGTGGAAGTGGGGCGCAAAGAAGGAGGGTTGTACATCCGCCTGGAAGATAACGGCGTGGCGCGGCAAAGCGCTTTCAGCACCTTTCAGCAAAAGACCGCGGGCACCCGTGTGGCGGCGGAAAGGCTGCACTGGCTCAACGCCCGGTATCATACACATGCCGCCGTTACCAGCGGCCACCTCTACGATTCCCATCACCAGAAAACAGGGACCTACACCATCATTCATTTACCGGATGTAAACCCCGCATCCAAACCGGAAGAAACAGTGTTTTTTCAGTAA